In a genomic window of Glycine max cultivar Williams 82 chromosome 13, Glycine_max_v4.0, whole genome shotgun sequence:
- the LOC100787084 gene encoding beta-galactosidase 1 gives MVMCLKLKLIMWNVALLLAFSLIGSAKASVSYDSKAITINGQRRILISGSIHYPRSTPEMWPDLIQKAKDGGLDVIQTYVFWNGHEPSPGKYYFEGNYDLVKFIKLVQQAGLYVHLRIGPYVCAEWNFGGFPVWLKYIPGISFRTDNEPFKVQMQKFTTKIVDLMKAERLYESQGGPIIMSQIENEYGPMEYEIGAAGKAYTKWAAEMAMELGTGVPWIMCKQDDTPDPLINTCNGFYCDYFSPNKAYKPKMWTEAWTGWFTEFGGPVPHRPAEDLAFSVARFIQKGGSFINYYMYHGGTNFGRTAGGPFIATSYDYDAPLDEYGLLRQPKWGHLKDLHRAIKLCEPALVSGDPTVTKIGNYQEAHVFKSMSGACAAFLANYNPKSYATVAFGNMHYNLPPWSISILPNCKNTVYNTARVGSQSAQMKMTRVPIHGGLSWLSFNEETTTTDDSSFTMTGLLEQLNTTRDLSDYLWYSTDVVLDPNEGFLRNGKDPVLTVFSAGHALHVFINGQLSGTAYGSLEFPKLTFNEGVKLRTGVNKISLLSVAVGLPNVGPHFETWNAGVLGPISLSGLNEGRRDLSWQKWSYKVGLKGETLSLHSLGGSSSVEWIQGSLVSQRQPLTWYKTTFDAPDGTAPLALDMNSMGKGQVWLNGQNLGRYWPAYKASGTCDYCDYAGTYNENKCRSNCGEASQRWYHVPQSWLKPTGNLLVVFEELGGDLNGISLVRRDIDSVCADIYEWQPNLISYQMQTSGKAPVRPKVHLSCSPGQKISSIKFASFGTPVGSCGNFHEGSCHAHMSYDAFERNCVGQNLCTVAVSPENFGGDPCPNVLKKLSVEAICS, from the exons ATGGTTATGTGCTTGAAGCTGAAGCTCATAATGTGGAATGTGGCACTGCTTCTGGCTTTTTCTCTCATTGGTTCTGCTAAGGCCTCAGTGTCCTATGACTCTAAGGCTATCACCATTAATGGCCAGAGAAGGATCCTCATTTCTGGATCCATTCATTACCCAAGGAGCACCCCTGag ATGTGGCCAGATCTTATTCAAAAGGCCAAGGACGGAGGCTTGGATGTGATTCAGACTTATGTTTTCTGGAATGGACACGAACCTTCACCTGGCAAG TATTATTTTGAGGGGAACTATGATCTGGTGAAGTTCATAAAGCTGGTGCAGCAAGCAGGCCTTTATGTTCATCTCAGGATTGGTCCTTATGTCTGTGCTGAGTGGAACTTTGG TGGTTTCCCTGTTTGGCTAAAGTACATTCCAGGAATCAGTTTCAGAACAGACAATGAACCATTTAAG GTTCAAATGCAAAAATTTACCACGAAGATTGTTGATTTGATGAAAGCGGAGAGGTTATATGAATCTCAGGGAGGTCCAATAATTATGTCCCAG ATTGAAAATGAATATGGACCTATGGAGTATGAAATTGGTGCTGCCGGTAAAGCTTACACTAAGTGGGCAGCAGAAATGGCTATGGAACTTGGTACTGGGGTTCCATGGATCATGTGCAAGCAAGATGACACTCCTGATCCTCTT ATTAACACTTGCAATGGCTTCTATTGTGATTATTTCTCTCCAAATAAGGCTTACAAGCCAAAGATGTGGACAGAAGCTTGGACTGGCTG GTTTACCGAGTTTGGAGGTCCTGTTCCTCATCGACCTGCTGAAGACTTGGCATTTTCAGTTGCAAGGTTTATACAGAAAGGGGgatcatttataaattattacatg TATCATGGAGGAACAAATTTCGGTCGAACTGCTGGTGGTCCCTTTATTGCTACAAGCTATGATTATGATGCACCACTTGATGAATATG GATTGCTCAGGCAACCAAAGTGGGGTCATCTGAAGGATTTACACAGAGCAATAAAACTCTGTGAACCAGCTTTAGTATCTGGAGATCCTACTGTAACAAAGATTGGAAACTATCAAGAG GCTCATGTCTTTAAATCAATGTCTGGAGCCTGTGCCGCATTCCTTGCAAACTACAACCCCAAATCTTATGCAACAGTGGCATTTGGAAACATGCATTACAACTTGCCTCCTTGGTCTATAAGCATTCTTCCTAATTGCAAGAACACCGTTTATAACACTGCTAGG GTTGGTTCTCAGAGTGCCCAGATGAAGATGACTCGTGTTCCTATTCATGGTGGTCTCTCTTGGCTATCATTCAACGAAGAAACAACCACAACTGATGATAGTTCCTTCACAATGACTGGCCTGTTGGAGCAGTTAAATACAACAAGAGATTTATCTGACTACTTGTGGTACTCCACAGA TGTTGTGCTTGATCCCAATGAAGGATTTCTGAGAAACGGAAAGGATCCTGTTCTTACTGTGTTTTCTGCTGGGCATGCTTTGCATGTTTTTATAAATGGTCAGCTATCAG GAACTGCATATGGAAGCTTAGAATTCCCTAAACTAACATTTAACGAGGGAGTGAAGCTCAGAACCGGTGTTAACAAGATCTCTCTTCTAAGTGTTGCAGTTGGACTCCCG AATGTTGGTCCTCATTTTGAAACATGGAATGCTGGTGTTCTTGGCCCGATTTCATTAAGTGGTCTCAACGAAGGGAGAAGGGACTTGTCTTGGCAGAAATGGTCTTATAAG GTTGGTCTTAAAGGTGAAACCTTGAGTCTTCACTCTCTTGGTGGAAGTTCGTCAGTGGAGTGGATTCAGGGATCTTTAGTTTCTCAAAGGCAGCCATTGACTTGGTACAAA ACAACATTTGACGCGCCAGATGGGACTGCACCATTGGCTTTAGACATGAACAGCATGGGCAAAGGTCAAGTGTGGTTAAATGGACAGAATCTTGGCCGCTACTGGCCTGCTTATAAAGCATCTGGTACTTGTGATTACTGTGACTATGCTGGAACTTATAACGAGAATAAATGCAGAAGTAACTGTGGcgaggcttctcaaagatg GTATCACGTTCCTCAATCATGGCTAAAGCCAACAGGAAATTTATTGGTTGTGTTTGAAGAGCTAGGTGGAGACCTCAATGGAATCTCTTTGGTTAGAAGGGATATAGATAGTGTATGTGCAGATATTTATGAGTGGCAGCCAAATCTTATAAGCTATCAGATGCAAACTTCTGGCAAAGCACCTGTTAGACCAAAAGTTCATTTATCTTGTAGCCCTGGACAGAAAATCTCATCAATCAAATTTGCTAGCTTTGGTACTCCAGTAGGTTCTTGTGGAAACTTCCATGAAGGAAGCTGCCATGCTCACATGTCTTATGATGCCTTTGAAAGG AATTGTGTTGGACAGAACTTGTGCACAGTAGCTGTGTCACCTGAAAATTTTGGAGGAGATCCATGTCCAAATGTCTTGAAGAAACTCTCAGTGGAAGCTATTTGTTCCTGA